The proteins below come from a single Ictidomys tridecemlineatus isolate mIctTri1 chromosome 8, mIctTri1.hap1, whole genome shotgun sequence genomic window:
- the LOC144366059 gene encoding uncharacterized protein LOC144366059 has translation MAASSSLEAVRRKIRSLQEQADAAEERAGSLQHELDLERKLRETAEADVASLNRRIQLVEEELDRAQERLATALQKLEEAEKAADESERGMKVIESRAQKDEEKMEIQEIQLKEAKHIAEDADRKYEEVARKLVIIESDLERAEERAELSEGQVRQLEEQLRIMDQTLKALMAAEDKYSQKEDKYEEEIKVLSDKLKEAETRAEFAERSVTKLEKSIDDLEEKVAHAKEENLSMHQMLDQTLLELNNM, from the coding sequence ATGGCGGCGAGCAGCTCGCTGGAGGCGGTGCGTAGAAAGATCCGGAGCCTACAGGAGCAGGCGGACGCAGCGGAGGAGCGGGCGGGCAGCCTGCAGCACGAGTTGGACCTTGAAAGAAAGCTGAGGGAGACCGCTGAAGCTGATGTAGCTTCTCTGAACAGACGCATCCAGCTGGTTGAGGAAGAGTTGGATCGTGCTCAGGAGCGTCTGGCAACAGCTTTGCAGAAGCTGGAGGAGGCTGAAAAAGCAGCAGATGAAAGCGAGAGAGGCATGAAAGTCATTGAAAGTAGAGCccaaaaggatgaagaaaaaatggaaattcagGAGATCCAACTGAAAGAGGCCAAGCACATTGCTGAAGATGCCGACCGAAAATATGAAGAGGTAGCCCGTAAGCTGGTCATCATTGAAAGTGACCTGGAACGTGCAGAGGAGCGGGCTGAGCTCTCAGAAGGCCAAGTTCGACAGCTGGAAGAACAATTAAGAATAATGGATCAGACCTTGAAAGCATTAATGGCTGCAGAGGATAAGTACTCTCAGAAGGAAGACAAATATGAGGAAGAGATCAAGGTCCTTTCTGACAAGCTGAAGGAGGCTGAGACTCGGGCTGAGTTTGCCGAGAGGTCAGTAACTAAATTGGAGAAAAGCATTGATGACTTAGAAGAGAAAGTGGCTCATGCCAAAGAAGAAAACCTTAGTATGCATCAGATGCTGGATCAGACTTTACTGGAGTTAAACAACATGTGA